Proteins co-encoded in one Scatophagus argus isolate fScaArg1 chromosome 11, fScaArg1.pri, whole genome shotgun sequence genomic window:
- the LOC124066645 gene encoding LIM and senescent cell antigen-like-containing domain protein 1 isoform X3: protein MNSLRLKELSNSDLYRRRQERPDSYGCLPGDSLSNMANALANAMCERCKSGFAPAEKIVNSNGELYHEQCFVCAQCFQQFPEGLFYEFEGRKYCEHDFQMLFAPCCHQCGEFIIGRVIKAMNNSWHPDCFCCDICQAVLADVGFVKNAGRHLCRPCHNREKARGLGKYICQKCHAIIEEQPLLFKNDPYHPDHFNCNNCGKELTADARELKGELYCLPCHDKMGVPICGACRRPIEGRVVNAMGKQWHVEHFVCAKCEKPFLGHRHYERKGLAYCETHYNQLFGDVCYHCNRVIEGDVVSALNKAWCVNCFSCSTCNTKLTLKDKFVEVDLKPVCKHCYERLPDDLKRRLAKRERDSKEKKKKLLIPMCL, encoded by the exons ATGAACTCTTTGAGACTGAAAGAGTTGTCAAACTCAGACTTGTACAGACGGAGACAGGAGAGACCAGACAGCTATGGATGTCTGCCTGGGGACAGCCTCAG cAACATGGCCAATGCTCTGGCCAATGCCATGTGTGAGCGCTGCAAGAGTGGTTTTGCCCCAGCTGAGAAGATAGTGAACAGCAACGGGGAGCTTTACCACGAGCAGTGCTTTGTGTGTGCCCAGTGTTTCCAGCAGTTCCCAGAGGGACTCTTCTATGAG tttgaAGGCAGGAAATACTGTGAACATGACTTCCAGATGTTGTTTGctccctgctgccatcagtGTG GTGAGTTCATCATTGGCCGTGTGATTAAGGCTATGAACAACAGCTGGCATCCAGattgtttctgctgtgacatCTGCCAGGCCGTGCTTGCCGATGTTGGATTTGTTAAGAACGCTGGAAG GCACCTGTGTCGTCCGTGTcacaacagagagaaagctCGGGGCCTTGGCAAGTACATCTGTCAGAAGTGTCATGCCATTATTGAGGAACAGCCTCTGCTGTTCAAGAATGACCCCTACCACCCCGATCACTTCAACTGCAACAACTGCGg gaagGAGCTGACGGCTGATGCCAGGGAGCTGAAGGGCGAGCTTTACTGTCTGCCCTGCCATGACAAGATGGGCGTCCCCATCTGCGGGGCTTGTAGGAGACCCATCGAGGGCCGCGTAGTCAATGCCATGGGCAAGCAGTGGCATGTGGAG cattttgtgtgtgctAAGTGTGAGAAACCCTTCCTGGGACACCGTCACTACGAACGCAAGGGCCTGGCCTACTGTGAAACACACTATAACCAG CTCTTTGGAGATGTGTGCTACCACTGCAACCGTGTTATCGAAGGAGACG tggtGTCTGCCCTCAACAAGGCTTGGTGTGTGAACTGCTTTTCCTGCTCTACCTGCAACACTAAGCTCACCCTCAA GGATAAGTTTGTGGAGGTGGATCTGAAGCCAGTGTGTAAGCACTGCTACGAACGGCTGCCGGACGACCTGAAACGCCGGCTGGCCAAGCGTGAGCGCGACTcgaaagagaagaagaagaaattattGATACCCATGTGTCTGTGa
- the LOC124066645 gene encoding LIM and senescent cell antigen-like-containing domain protein 1 isoform X2, with protein sequence MEVNGRVLPPSIPEDSEAPDHVPHGEMNGYHQRLQGGDGGEAEVPVSKSQRRKSDVKVYKEFCDFYARFNMANALANAMCERCKSGFAPAEKIVNSNGELYHEQCFVCAQCFQQFPEGLFYEFEGRKYCEHDFQMLFAPCCHQCGEFIIGRVIKAMNNSWHPDCFCCDICQAVLADVGFVKNAGRHLCRPCHNREKARGLGKYICQKCHAIIEEQPLLFKNDPYHPDHFNCNNCGKELTADARELKGELYCLPCHDKMGVPICGACRRPIEGRVVNAMGKQWHVEHFVCAKCEKPFLGHRHYERKGLAYCETHYNQLFGDVCYHCNRVIEGDVVSALNKAWCVNCFSCSTCNTKLTLKNKFVEFDMKPVCKKCYEKFPLELKKRLKKLSETVARK encoded by the exons ATGGAGGTGAATGGTCGTGTCCTTCCGCCATCAATACCTGAGGACAGTGAAGCCCCCGACCATGTTCCCCACGGGGAGATGAACGGTTACCACCAGAGGCTTCAGGGCGGTGACGGGGGAGAGGCTGAGGTCCCAGTGTCCAAGTCCCAGAGACGAAAGAGCGATGTCAAAGTCTATAAggagttttgtgatttttatgcTCGCTT cAACATGGCCAATGCTCTGGCCAATGCCATGTGTGAGCGCTGCAAGAGTGGTTTTGCCCCAGCTGAGAAGATAGTGAACAGCAACGGGGAGCTTTACCACGAGCAGTGCTTTGTGTGTGCCCAGTGTTTCCAGCAGTTCCCAGAGGGACTCTTCTATGAG tttgaAGGCAGGAAATACTGTGAACATGACTTCCAGATGTTGTTTGctccctgctgccatcagtGTG GTGAGTTCATCATTGGCCGTGTGATTAAGGCTATGAACAACAGCTGGCATCCAGattgtttctgctgtgacatCTGCCAGGCCGTGCTTGCCGATGTTGGATTTGTTAAGAACGCTGGAAG GCACCTGTGTCGTCCGTGTcacaacagagagaaagctCGGGGCCTTGGCAAGTACATCTGTCAGAAGTGTCATGCCATTATTGAGGAACAGCCTCTGCTGTTCAAGAATGACCCCTACCACCCCGATCACTTCAACTGCAACAACTGCGg gaagGAGCTGACGGCTGATGCCAGGGAGCTGAAGGGCGAGCTTTACTGTCTGCCCTGCCATGACAAGATGGGCGTCCCCATCTGCGGGGCTTGTAGGAGACCCATCGAGGGCCGCGTAGTCAATGCCATGGGCAAGCAGTGGCATGTGGAG cattttgtgtgtgctAAGTGTGAGAAACCCTTCCTGGGACACCGTCACTACGAACGCAAGGGCCTGGCCTACTGTGAAACACACTATAACCAG CTCTTTGGAGATGTGTGCTACCACTGCAACCGTGTTATCGAAGGAGACG tggtGTCTGCCCTCAACAAGGCTTGGTGTGTGAACTGCTTTTCCTGCTCTACCTGCAACACTAAGCTCACCCTCAA GAACAAGTTTGTGGAGTTTGACATGAAGCCAGTGTGTAAGAAGTGCTACGAGAAATTCCCTCTGGAGCTGAAGAAGAGGCTGAAGAAGCTGTCTGAAACTGTTGCACGGAAGTGA
- the LOC124066645 gene encoding LIM and senescent cell antigen-like-containing domain protein 1 isoform X1: MEVNGRVLPPSIPEDSEAPDHVPHGEMNGYHQRLQGGDGGEAEVPVSKSQRRKSDVKVYKEFCDFYARFNMANALANAMCERCKSGFAPAEKIVNSNGELYHEQCFVCAQCFQQFPEGLFYEFEGRKYCEHDFQMLFAPCCHQCGEFIIGRVIKAMNNSWHPDCFCCDICQAVLADVGFVKNAGRHLCRPCHNREKARGLGKYICQKCHAIIEEQPLLFKNDPYHPDHFNCNNCGKELTADARELKGELYCLPCHDKMGVPICGACRRPIEGRVVNAMGKQWHVEHFVCAKCEKPFLGHRHYERKGLAYCETHYNQLFGDVCYHCNRVIEGDVVSALNKAWCVNCFSCSTCNTKLTLKDKFVEVDLKPVCKHCYERLPDDLKRRLAKRERDSKEKKKKLLIPMCL; the protein is encoded by the exons ATGGAGGTGAATGGTCGTGTCCTTCCGCCATCAATACCTGAGGACAGTGAAGCCCCCGACCATGTTCCCCACGGGGAGATGAACGGTTACCACCAGAGGCTTCAGGGCGGTGACGGGGGAGAGGCTGAGGTCCCAGTGTCCAAGTCCCAGAGACGAAAGAGCGATGTCAAAGTCTATAAggagttttgtgatttttatgcTCGCTT cAACATGGCCAATGCTCTGGCCAATGCCATGTGTGAGCGCTGCAAGAGTGGTTTTGCCCCAGCTGAGAAGATAGTGAACAGCAACGGGGAGCTTTACCACGAGCAGTGCTTTGTGTGTGCCCAGTGTTTCCAGCAGTTCCCAGAGGGACTCTTCTATGAG tttgaAGGCAGGAAATACTGTGAACATGACTTCCAGATGTTGTTTGctccctgctgccatcagtGTG GTGAGTTCATCATTGGCCGTGTGATTAAGGCTATGAACAACAGCTGGCATCCAGattgtttctgctgtgacatCTGCCAGGCCGTGCTTGCCGATGTTGGATTTGTTAAGAACGCTGGAAG GCACCTGTGTCGTCCGTGTcacaacagagagaaagctCGGGGCCTTGGCAAGTACATCTGTCAGAAGTGTCATGCCATTATTGAGGAACAGCCTCTGCTGTTCAAGAATGACCCCTACCACCCCGATCACTTCAACTGCAACAACTGCGg gaagGAGCTGACGGCTGATGCCAGGGAGCTGAAGGGCGAGCTTTACTGTCTGCCCTGCCATGACAAGATGGGCGTCCCCATCTGCGGGGCTTGTAGGAGACCCATCGAGGGCCGCGTAGTCAATGCCATGGGCAAGCAGTGGCATGTGGAG cattttgtgtgtgctAAGTGTGAGAAACCCTTCCTGGGACACCGTCACTACGAACGCAAGGGCCTGGCCTACTGTGAAACACACTATAACCAG CTCTTTGGAGATGTGTGCTACCACTGCAACCGTGTTATCGAAGGAGACG tggtGTCTGCCCTCAACAAGGCTTGGTGTGTGAACTGCTTTTCCTGCTCTACCTGCAACACTAAGCTCACCCTCAA GGATAAGTTTGTGGAGGTGGATCTGAAGCCAGTGTGTAAGCACTGCTACGAACGGCTGCCGGACGACCTGAAACGCCGGCTGGCCAAGCGTGAGCGCGACTcgaaagagaagaagaagaaattattGATACCCATGTGTCTGTGa
- the LOC124066645 gene encoding LIM and senescent cell antigen-like-containing domain protein 1 isoform X4 yields MLGITEMTNGNMANALANAMCERCKSGFAPAEKIVNSNGELYHEQCFVCAQCFQQFPEGLFYEFEGRKYCEHDFQMLFAPCCHQCGEFIIGRVIKAMNNSWHPDCFCCDICQAVLADVGFVKNAGRHLCRPCHNREKARGLGKYICQKCHAIIEEQPLLFKNDPYHPDHFNCNNCGKELTADARELKGELYCLPCHDKMGVPICGACRRPIEGRVVNAMGKQWHVEHFVCAKCEKPFLGHRHYERKGLAYCETHYNQLFGDVCYHCNRVIEGDVVSALNKAWCVNCFSCSTCNTKLTLKDKFVEVDLKPVCKHCYERLPDDLKRRLAKRERDSKEKKKKLLIPMCL; encoded by the exons cAACATGGCCAATGCTCTGGCCAATGCCATGTGTGAGCGCTGCAAGAGTGGTTTTGCCCCAGCTGAGAAGATAGTGAACAGCAACGGGGAGCTTTACCACGAGCAGTGCTTTGTGTGTGCCCAGTGTTTCCAGCAGTTCCCAGAGGGACTCTTCTATGAG tttgaAGGCAGGAAATACTGTGAACATGACTTCCAGATGTTGTTTGctccctgctgccatcagtGTG GTGAGTTCATCATTGGCCGTGTGATTAAGGCTATGAACAACAGCTGGCATCCAGattgtttctgctgtgacatCTGCCAGGCCGTGCTTGCCGATGTTGGATTTGTTAAGAACGCTGGAAG GCACCTGTGTCGTCCGTGTcacaacagagagaaagctCGGGGCCTTGGCAAGTACATCTGTCAGAAGTGTCATGCCATTATTGAGGAACAGCCTCTGCTGTTCAAGAATGACCCCTACCACCCCGATCACTTCAACTGCAACAACTGCGg gaagGAGCTGACGGCTGATGCCAGGGAGCTGAAGGGCGAGCTTTACTGTCTGCCCTGCCATGACAAGATGGGCGTCCCCATCTGCGGGGCTTGTAGGAGACCCATCGAGGGCCGCGTAGTCAATGCCATGGGCAAGCAGTGGCATGTGGAG cattttgtgtgtgctAAGTGTGAGAAACCCTTCCTGGGACACCGTCACTACGAACGCAAGGGCCTGGCCTACTGTGAAACACACTATAACCAG CTCTTTGGAGATGTGTGCTACCACTGCAACCGTGTTATCGAAGGAGACG tggtGTCTGCCCTCAACAAGGCTTGGTGTGTGAACTGCTTTTCCTGCTCTACCTGCAACACTAAGCTCACCCTCAA GGATAAGTTTGTGGAGGTGGATCTGAAGCCAGTGTGTAAGCACTGCTACGAACGGCTGCCGGACGACCTGAAACGCCGGCTGGCCAAGCGTGAGCGCGACTcgaaagagaagaagaagaaattattGATACCCATGTGTCTGTGa
- the LOC124066645 gene encoding LIM and senescent cell antigen-like-containing domain protein 1 isoform X5 gives MANALANAMCERCKSGFAPAEKIVNSNGELYHEQCFVCAQCFQQFPEGLFYEFEGRKYCEHDFQMLFAPCCHQCGEFIIGRVIKAMNNSWHPDCFCCDICQAVLADVGFVKNAGRHLCRPCHNREKARGLGKYICQKCHAIIEEQPLLFKNDPYHPDHFNCNNCGKELTADARELKGELYCLPCHDKMGVPICGACRRPIEGRVVNAMGKQWHVEHFVCAKCEKPFLGHRHYERKGLAYCETHYNQLFGDVCYHCNRVIEGDVVSALNKAWCVNCFSCSTCNTKLTLKDKFVEVDLKPVCKHCYERLPDDLKRRLAKRERDSKEKKKKLLIPMCL, from the exons ATGGCCAATGCTCTGGCCAATGCCATGTGTGAGCGCTGCAAGAGTGGTTTTGCCCCAGCTGAGAAGATAGTGAACAGCAACGGGGAGCTTTACCACGAGCAGTGCTTTGTGTGTGCCCAGTGTTTCCAGCAGTTCCCAGAGGGACTCTTCTATGAG tttgaAGGCAGGAAATACTGTGAACATGACTTCCAGATGTTGTTTGctccctgctgccatcagtGTG GTGAGTTCATCATTGGCCGTGTGATTAAGGCTATGAACAACAGCTGGCATCCAGattgtttctgctgtgacatCTGCCAGGCCGTGCTTGCCGATGTTGGATTTGTTAAGAACGCTGGAAG GCACCTGTGTCGTCCGTGTcacaacagagagaaagctCGGGGCCTTGGCAAGTACATCTGTCAGAAGTGTCATGCCATTATTGAGGAACAGCCTCTGCTGTTCAAGAATGACCCCTACCACCCCGATCACTTCAACTGCAACAACTGCGg gaagGAGCTGACGGCTGATGCCAGGGAGCTGAAGGGCGAGCTTTACTGTCTGCCCTGCCATGACAAGATGGGCGTCCCCATCTGCGGGGCTTGTAGGAGACCCATCGAGGGCCGCGTAGTCAATGCCATGGGCAAGCAGTGGCATGTGGAG cattttgtgtgtgctAAGTGTGAGAAACCCTTCCTGGGACACCGTCACTACGAACGCAAGGGCCTGGCCTACTGTGAAACACACTATAACCAG CTCTTTGGAGATGTGTGCTACCACTGCAACCGTGTTATCGAAGGAGACG tggtGTCTGCCCTCAACAAGGCTTGGTGTGTGAACTGCTTTTCCTGCTCTACCTGCAACACTAAGCTCACCCTCAA GGATAAGTTTGTGGAGGTGGATCTGAAGCCAGTGTGTAAGCACTGCTACGAACGGCTGCCGGACGACCTGAAACGCCGGCTGGCCAAGCGTGAGCGCGACTcgaaagagaagaagaagaaattattGATACCCATGTGTCTGTGa